TTTTACAACGATAATATGAATGTAGTGCTTTGTGTAAATAAAACTTCTGTTTTTTGTTGAGATCAAGTCTTTGAAATAATTTCTTAAGCTGATTTTTTCTTGCACCATGAAATGAAAATTCACAGCTTGATTCATCAAATTCAATTTCATTTTCAGTCTCAGAAGGTATTGCATTATTAATAAGGTGGAAATCTGTTTCTAAGGATGCAATGCTTATTTCGGGTTCTTCTAACAATGAGATGTCATTCATTGCTAAAGTTTCATTGTCATTTATCTCGCTTTGTATTGGAGTCGGTTGTGCAATTTCTTCATCTTTTTCGCAAGAAGTGAAGATGACAAGAATGGCAATGATAAATAAAGGTAAAAGTTTTTTTAATGTTTTCATAATTTCTAAAATTTTAATTGTGGAACAAATTTATGATATTTAATTTGATTCTTAGATGATACTTTTACGAAAAGGTTTAATCTCTCTGATTTTTCTAAAAAATTATTTTGATGCTTCCATGTGAATAGTTGCCAAAATATTTAATTCTTTTTTTATATTATTTTCAATTTTAGTGGCAATGTAGTGAGCTTCTTTTAATTCCATGTCGTTGGGAAGTGTTATGTGAAAAGTGGTTTCTAAATGATTTCCATAATCATGAATTATTATATTATGTGGATTTGTGCTTTTTTCACAGCTTTTAAAAGCAACTTCTTTAATTTTATTAATTAGTTCATCATCAGGTTTTTCTCCTAAGATGGCACTAAAAGAATCTTTTAAAATTCTGAAAGTTGTGTATAGCATAAGAAGTGAAATAAGAAGTCCTAAAACACCATCTATCCACCAAGTATTTTTTGCAGTAAAAATACCAATCAGAATTAATACTGAAGAAATTGAATCAATTCTGTGATGTAATCCGTCTGCAATGAGTGAACGTAAATTTTTCTTTTTCCCGACTCTTATAGCAAATTGTGCCATAATTTCTTTTAGAACTATTGAAACTGAGGTTACTATAATAGCAATTATTCCATAATTGGTACTTTTATGACTTTGTAATTCCTTAATAGATTCATGAATAAAGTTAAAAGCAATTATGGCGATTATTATCCCAATCAAAAAACTGGAAATAAATTCAGCTCGTCCATGCCCAAAAGGATGTTTTTTGTCGGGAGGCTTGTTAGAAATTTTATTACCTATTAAAACTATCAATGATGTAATTGAATCGGAAATAGTATGCCATGCATCAGTAATCAATGCAACTGAGCCTGTTACAATTCCAGCCCAATATTTTATGGCAAATAAAAATATGTTAAGAATGATTGACAAAGTCCCTTCTAAATTTGCCCAATAGCTATTTGATTTTTGCTTCTTCAATAGTTTTAATTTTGTTGATTTTGCCCAGTGATGAATATACAAAGTTATCAATAAATATTATTTCTTTGGGTATTTCATATCTTTTTAATTTTTTTGTTAAAAGTTTTAATATCATTTCTTTTTTCTCGGAATTACTACTTTCAATTGCAAGCATTAGTTTTTCTCCAACTATTTTATCCGGAATTGAAAAGAAGAAATATGTTGTGTTTTTAAATATTTCTGAAATTTGATTCTCAATTTTTATTGCTAATTCATCAGGATTTATTTTAAAACCTGATGAATTAATTATGTTGTCGGCTCTTGTTAGCCATTCAAAACTCTGATCTTTGTTTAAATTAACTATGTCATTTGTATATAATTTTTTTGATGGATAAAGTGGTGTTTGTAAAATCAGTCGGTTTTTATTGTCTGTCTCTGCTTTAATATTTTTTAAAAGATGAAAATATTTATCGGGATTTTTACCGTTTAATCTTTTCAAGGCAACATGTGTAAGTGTTTCTGTCATTCCGTAAGTGTGAAATACAGGGGCTTGAATTTCTTTTGCTTGAGCAATTATTTCTTTTGAAATTCTCTCTCCTCCAATAATTACTGCTCGTGATTTATTTAAAATTTTAATTTTTTCGGGTGTTTCTAAAATCAAACTTGAGAATTGTTGAGGAATAAATGCGAAAAAATCTATTTTTTGATTTAATGAAATTTCTTTTAAAGGATTTTTTGAAGGTTTTAGCACCAAAAGATTTG
The Bacteroidota bacterium genome window above contains:
- a CDS encoding cation diffusion facilitator family transporter yields the protein MKKQKSNSYWANLEGTLSIILNIFLFAIKYWAGIVTGSVALITDAWHTISDSITSLIVLIGNKISNKPPDKKHPFGHGRAEFISSFLIGIIIAIIAFNFIHESIKELQSHKSTNYGIIAIIVTSVSIVLKEIMAQFAIRVGKKKNLRSLIADGLHHRIDSISSVLILIGIFTAKNTWWIDGVLGLLISLLMLYTTFRILKDSFSAILGEKPDDELINKIKEVAFKSCEKSTNPHNIIIHDYGNHLETTFHITLPNDMELKEAHYIATKIENNIKKELNILATIHMEASK
- a CDS encoding AMP-binding protein: MSKIFYKNNELEFDKIKNSTSLGNDNFIASVCKIIADWNSGRKKFKLKTSGSTAKAKIIFFTKEQLIISAKQTIETFKISKSDTLFLCLPVDHSAGFMMVIRALVCKANLLVLKPSKNPLKEISLNQKIDFFAFIPQQFSSLILETPEKIKILNKSRAVIIGGERISKEIIAQAKEIQAPVFHTYGMTETLTHVALKRLNGKNPDKYFHLLKNIKAETDNKNRLILQTPLYPSKKLYTNDIVNLNKDQSFEWLTRADNIINSSGFKINPDELAIKIENQISEIFKNTTYFFFSIPDKIVGEKLMLAIESSNSEKKEMILKLLTKKLKRYEIPKEIIFIDNFVYSSLGKINKIKTIEEAKIK